The following coding sequences are from one Lipingzhangella halophila window:
- a CDS encoding TetR/AcrR family transcriptional regulator, with protein MARKVAREPGSNAWQWSRTAETRRVMLQAAREVFTERGFSESSIADVVQRANSSVGSIYHHFGGKTELFLALWEDHQNSYEEHATAAVAQARANGEEDPLELFIAGAKAFCEDTWERRDLQRLFLEGDAPPGFHVMRRARARGWVRQNAVLFGASTEAADRLQVSVLTAIIGEAAREITACEDESEVSAITDAVARMLRRLNPFQEE; from the coding sequence ATGGCACGGAAGGTCGCTCGCGAGCCTGGGAGCAATGCTTGGCAGTGGAGCCGCACAGCGGAAACCCGCCGGGTGATGCTGCAGGCGGCGCGCGAGGTCTTCACCGAGCGCGGGTTCAGCGAGTCCAGTATCGCCGATGTCGTGCAGCGCGCGAATTCCAGCGTTGGCAGTATCTACCACCATTTCGGCGGTAAGACCGAGCTGTTCCTCGCCCTGTGGGAGGACCACCAGAACAGCTACGAGGAGCACGCCACGGCCGCCGTCGCGCAGGCCCGCGCGAACGGTGAGGAGGATCCGCTGGAGCTCTTCATCGCCGGGGCCAAGGCCTTCTGCGAGGACACCTGGGAACGCCGCGACCTGCAACGGCTCTTCCTCGAAGGCGACGCCCCGCCCGGCTTCCACGTGATGCGCCGGGCCCGTGCCCGCGGGTGGGTGCGGCAGAACGCGGTCCTGTTCGGCGCCAGCACCGAGGCCGCCGACCGGCTGCAGGTCTCGGTGCTGACCGCGATCATCGGTGAGGCCGCGCGGGAGATCACCGCCTGTGAGGACGAGAGCGAGGTCTCCGCCATCACCGACGCCGTGGCCAGGATGCTGCGCCGGCTCAACCCCTTCCAGGAGGAGTGA